A genome region from Triticum aestivum cultivar Chinese Spring chromosome 2B, IWGSC CS RefSeq v2.1, whole genome shotgun sequence includes the following:
- the LOC123043037 gene encoding uncharacterized protein, which produces MGQSGQAHVPGGRATIHHRPSLPSFSALFLASSTANDGGAGEGTNGEQDEDACVVFQAGLASAVLEQELELEASRRVMSAMVTMSSLSRSPKPSPCLEPRERMWRGSVPNGGARQ; this is translated from the exons ATGGGCCAAAGCGGTCAGGCCCATGTACCTGGTGGCCGTGCAACAATTCATCATCGACCAAGCCTTCCATCCTTCTCTGCTCTGTTCCTGGCGAGTTCAACGGCAAAcgatggcggcgccggcgaggggaCGAACGGTGAGCAAGACGAAGACGCGTGCGTCGTCTTCCAGGCCGGCCTTGCCTCCGCCGTGCTGGAACAGGAACTGGAACTGGAAGCAAGCCGCCGGGTCATGTCAG CCATGGTCACCATGTCTAGTCTCAGCCGCTCACCGAAGCCGTCGCCATGCCTGGAGCCAAGGGAGCGGATGTGGCGAGGATCGGTGCCAAATGGAGGTGCCCGCCAATGA
- the LOC123043039 gene encoding putative disease resistance protein RGA4, producing the protein MSDAALSAAQWVVGKALAPVTDGLLEAWAGSRNLGLNIEALSTELLLVKAMLEQAALKELGGPAMEILLQKLRDSAHNAEDLLDELDYFRIHDELHGTYNAAEQQGKSGVHNLVVNAHHIAKALGKQLASLSAYWFGANAGDHRQQDARQHVNYCASQHGKKRLRGDFSSAPKANQADEEASRRMPKLGKFLHGSSSPHPHVHDDNCSNAQETPKLEFNRVNFSQRVKGIVEKLQLMRNEVSKILQCCSPRTVPNIALSRPITKGRIDEPKLYGRDWVMNSIIHDITKGQYCDKGLTVLSVVGPGGMGKTTLIQHIYRNQQVKNYFPVMIWICVSLNFSLDKVLEQIKTCTPAVENEKEGSTTEELIEERLKSKRFLLVLDDIWQISNGDDWENLLSILNQSQEKGCTILVTTRFQAIAQKVKTGHSIQLNGLESEEFRKLFFAFVFGDEQCARDKHFLLETGDKIIQKLKGSPLAAKTVGRVLSKELSLHHWKRVLKSKEWETDNNGIMPALRLSYDFLPFHLQQCFAYSALFPEDYCVTSHQLIGLWTGLDILIPGGQNQTLEDIGLSNLNELVIHGFFREEETYAGLRYVMHDLLHDLALKVASHDCLSLRLPNVESVEVQPSTHHLSISIEDLGEYDAVSGQKLKSELKELKTRLKVEHLQSLMLFGKIDKSFAKVFGDFFGEANSLRVLYLPNMMYPVECMLHNFSRLVHLRFLCLGTWDRQIHLPPNMSKLYHLRVLDLESWYGSHDLPEDMSNLAKLCHFYTPIDCFKTGPLYTTIDEQCYDIYNVGKLIHLEELEVFQVNKKSEGFEPKQLETLTKLRELGMYNLHKIHTKEEAAQVKLIEKNYLRRLTLDWDSKRSNVDPSLEALVLERLQPHGDLQVLCIRGHGGPSCPTWLGDEFAIEAIQSLYLSGVSWEVFPSLGKAWDLRELRLEHIGTPKEFIIEKSFCMLIKLELIGLESFEKWVCPAEQESALGRDLSPPHAHMFPLLQMLFIMNCPKFLWLPSSNHIVFPDWFPKLQEFVIVNCPKFLSVTPISWIERLCHFHLSDVKLLHLFKYSKSSDGVELTINGEGDLHSLDQVLVLDKEAGVEKLTLGRCPPLELKHLLMLTSLKTLIVFSSDALVGPLGGQGDFEWQLPVENIRMNDLNGTSGKELIKLLPHLPRLSKLEIEYIENIVGVDLQQTTSAISFFRQLFPSSLQFLGLRSVEGMGTLEPLSSLSSLTILELNYCGHDLKCQGLRSLLTSGGQLNKLKVFGSPRFFVGWDPNPRRALEDVEGEEQQTQLVSSTLRELCTDDAAGLLAAPICSFLSSLSELGLRGNGSKEVERFSKEQEDALQLLSSLQELEFWSFHNLQQLPARLHNLTSLEILSISDCPAISSLPSDDLPKSLQELNVRYCSEELKQQCRGLVGTIPRIIQH; encoded by the coding sequence ATGTCAGACGCGGCCCTCAGTGCGGCGCAATGGGTGGTGGGCAAGGCGCTAGCCCCCGTCACGGATGGTCTGCTAGAGGCTTGGGCAGGTAGCAGGAACCTTGGTCTCAACATTGAGGCCCTCAGTACGGAACTGCTGCTAGTGAAAGCCATGCTCGAACAAGCTGCTCTCAAGGAGCTCGGTGGCCCAGCCATGGAGATACTGCTGCAGAAGCTGCGGGATTCAGCACACAATGCCGAAGACTTGCTGGATGAGCTGGACTACTTCCGCATCCACGATGAGCTCCATGGCACGTACAATGCTGCTGAACAGCAAGGCAAGAGTGGTGTCCACAACCTTGTCGTCAATGCTCATCACATCGCCAAAGCTCTTGGCAAACAACTAGCATCTTTGTCTGCGTACTGGTTTGGTGCCAATGCTGGTGATCACCGACAACAAGATGCAAGACAACATGTTAATTATTGTGCTTCACAGCATGGTAAGAAGAGGTTACGTGGTGATTTCTCATCAGCGCCAAAGGCCAATCAGGCTGATGAGGAGGCCAGCAGGCGCATGCCCAAGCTCGGTAAATTCCTCCATGGCTCATCTTCCCCACACCCCCATGTTCACGATGACAATTGCAGCAATGCACAAGAAACACCAAAGCTTGAGTTTAATAGGGTGAATTTCTCTCAAAGGGTGAAGGGCATTGTAGAGAAACTGCAACTTATGCGTAATGAGGTTAGCAAAATTCTGCAATGTTGTAGCCCTAGAACTGTCCCAAACATTGCCTTGAGTCGTCCCATCACCAAAGGTCGAATTGATGAGCCAAAACTGTATGGGAGGGATTGGGTCATGAATAGCATCATACATGATATCACCAAGGGTCAATATTGTGACAAGGGTCTAACTGTGCTTTCGGTTGTTGGTCCCGGGGGGATGGGGAAGACAACTCTGATACAACACATATATCGCAACCAACAAGTGAAGAATTATTTTCCAGTCATGATTTGGATTTGTGTGTCGCTCAATTTCAGTCTGGATAAGGTGCTAGAACAAATTAAAACATGTACCCCTGCAGTTGAAAATGAAAAGGAGGGCAGTACAACTGAAGAGTTGATTGAAGAAAGATTGAAATCTAAAAGGTTCTTACTTGTATTGGATGATATATGGCAGATTAGTAATGGGGATGACTGGGAAAATCTACTGTCGATACTCAATCAATCACAAGAAAAGGGTTGCACAATTCTAGTCACAACTCGGTTTCAAGCAATAGCACAGAAGGTTAAAACAGGTCATTCAATACAATTGAACGGTTTAGAATCTGAAGAGTTTAGAAAGTTATTTTTTGCATTTGTCTTTGGCGATGAGCAGTGTGCAAGGGATAAACATTTTCTGCTTGAGACTGGAGATAAGATAATCCAAAAACTAAAGGGATCCCCTCTTGCAGCAAAAACTGTTGGTAGAGTACTCAGTAAAGAACTTAGTTTGCATCATTGGAAAAGGGTGCTAAAAAGTAAAGAATGGGAGACCGATAACAATGGAATTATGCCTGCCTTAAGGCTTAGCTATGACTTTCTCCCTTTCCATCTGCAACAATGTTTCGCCTATTCTGCATTGTTTCCTGAAGATTATTGTGTCACAAGCCACCAGCTCATTGGCCTATGGACAGGACTAGATATTTTGATACCTGGTGGTCAAAACCAAACATTGGAAGATATAGGTTTGAGCAATTTAAATGAGTTAGTAATCCATGGATTTTTCAGAGAAGAGGAAACTTATGCAGGTCTGCGGTACGTTATGCATGACCTACTGCATGATTTGGCATTGAAGGTTGCATCGCATGATTGTCTTAGTTTACGTCTCCCTAATGTTGAGTCAGTAGAAGTTCAGCCATCGACCCATCACTTATCTATAAGCATAGAGGACTTAGGTGAATATGATGCAGTGTCTGGCCAAAAATTAAAGAGTGAACTGAAAGAACTGAAAACAAGATTGAAGgttgaacatttgcaaagtttgatgtTATTTGGAAAAATAGATAAAAGTTTTGCCAAGGtatttggtgatttttttggggaaGCAAATTCTCTTCGTGTTCTTTATTTGCCCAACATGATGTATCCAGTGGAATGCATGTTGCATAACTTCTCACGACTTGTCCACCTACGATTCCTGTGTCTAGGGACATGGGACAGACAGATACATTTACCACCTAACATGTCTAAACTTTACCACTTAAGGGTTCTAGATCTTGAGTCATGGTATGGTAGTCATGATTTGCCTGAAGACATGAGCAACCTTGCCAAATTGTGCCATTTTTATACTCCAATTGATTGTTTTAAAACCGGTCCTTTGTATACCACAATAGATGAGCAATGTTATGATATTTATAATGTGGGAAAACTTATACACTTAGAAGAGTTAGAGGTATTTCAAGTCAACAAAAAGAGTGAAGGATTTGAACCAAAGCAACTAGAGACTTTGACCAAGCTAAGGGAGCTTGGAATGTATAACCTTCACAAAATACATACAAAAGAAGAAGCGGCTCAAGTAAAACTGATAGAGAAAAACTACCTGAGAAGGTTAACATTGGATTGGGATAGTAAGCGATCTAATGTTGACCCTAGTTTGGAAGCATTGGTTCTTGAGAGACTTCAACCACATGGAGATCTTCAAGTATTGTGCATTAGAGGGCATGGAGGCCCTTCTTGTCCAACATGGCTGGGTGATGAGTTCGCTATTGAAGCTATACAGTCTCTTTATCTTTCTGGTGTTTCTTGGGAGGTTTTCCCTTCTCTAGGGAAGGCGTGGGATCTTCGTGAATTAAGGTTGGAGCATATTGGCACACCAAAGGAGTTTATCATAGAAAAAAGCTTTTGCATGCTAATAAAGCTTGAACTCATTGGCCTAGAGAGTTTTGAAAAATGGGTTTGTCCAGCTGAACAAGAGTCTGCCTTGGGTAGAGACCTGTCGCCACCACATGCTCATATGTTCCCTCTTTTGCAAATGCTATTTATTATGAATTGCCCGAAATTCTTGTGGTTGCCTTCTTCAAACCATATTGTTTTCCCAGATTGGTTTCCCAAACTACAAGAGTTTGTAATTGTGAACTGCCCAAAATTCCTGTCAGTGACTCCCATCTCCTGGATTGAAAGGTTGTGCCATTTCCATTTATCAGATGTGAAGCTACTACATTTGTTTAAATACTCAAAATCATCTGATGGGGTAGAATTGACGATTAATGGAGAGGGTGATCTACATAGTTTAGACCAAGTGTTAGTTCTGGATAAAGAAGCAGGTGTTGAGAAGCTGACACTCGGTAGGTGCCCACCTCTTGAGTTGAAGCACCTTCTGATGCTAACCTCGCTGAAGACATTGATTGTATTTAGTTCAGATGCCCTGGTTGGACCACTAGGAGGTCAAGGTGATTTCGAATGGCAACTCCCCGTTGAGAATATCAGGATGAATGACTTAAATGGTACTAGTGGGAAGGAATTGATAAAGCTCCTCCCCCACCTCCCAAGGCTCTCCAAATTGGAAATAGAATACATAGAAAACATAGTGGGGGTGGATCTACAACAAACAACATCAGCTATTTCGTTTTTCCGTCAACTTTTTCCTTCCTCCTTGCAATTCCTGGGGCTTAGGAGTGTGGAAGGCATGGGGACACTTGAGCCCCTCTCAAGCCTCTCCTCTCTTACCATATTAGAATTGAATTATTGCGGGCATGATCTGAAATGTCAGGGCTTGCGGTCTCTCCTTACATCTGGGGGCCAGCTCAACAAATTAAAAGTCTTTGGCAGCCCTAGATTCTTTGTTGGTTGGGATCCCAATCCCAGACGGGCGTTGGAGGATGTTGAAGGAGAAGAGCAGCAAACACAGCTTGTTTCATCCACACTGCGGGAGCTCTGCACGGATGATGCAGCGGGACTCCTTGCTGCACCCATCTGCAGcttcctctcctccctctccgAGTTGGGACTTCGTGGGAATGGGTCCAAAGAGGTGGAGCGCTTCAGCAAGGAGCAAGAGGACGCCCTTCAACTCCTCTCCTCCCTCCAGGAACTAGAGTTTTGGAGTTTCCACAATCTTCAGCAACTCCCTGCAAGGCTGCACAACCTTACCAGTCTCGAGATACTATCAATCAGCGACTGTCCAGCTATCTCATCGTTGCCCAGTGATGACCTGCCCAAATCACTGCAAGAGCTAAATGTTAGATACTGCTCGGAGGAGCTAAAACAGCAGTGCAGAGGGTTAGTGGGAACCATCCCAAGAATCATACAACACTGA